The nucleotide window CAGCAGGGCAGCAAGCCAGCGGGTGATTGGGATGGAGTTCACGGAAGGGTGGGGCCTGGGGGGTTAGCGTTGGTAGCCCGGCCCGTTCAGCAATTCGTTGGGGCGCGGCTGGATCCGCTGGTCCAGGAAGTCATTGAACAGCTTGAGCTTGATGAAATTCGCCGTCCCGCCGAACCGGCCGACCATCGCCCCGCCGCCCCGGTCCTGGTTGCGCGCCGTTCCGGAGTAATTGGCGCCGCCGGCATGGCGCTGGGACACCCCTTCGCCTCCGGTCTCCGGATGATTGCCGCCGTCGTTGAAAAAGAAGCCGTCGGTTTCGTTCTGTTCCCACAACTGAATGTCGAGCGGCAGGAAGTCGGAGGTTTTGTAGGTCCGGCCGCCAAGATCACGAGCCCTCGGTCCACAGTAGCCGCCGATGGTGCCGTTCCAGCAGTACGACGAGAGCTTGACCGGACGGGCCATCCACCACGTCCTCTGCCGCCCGGACCCGCGCAGGGCGACGTCCTTCGGACATTCCAGAACCTTGGGCGTGGTGAGGAACGGCCCGAGCTGGCCGATGCGGAAGAACAGCACCTGATTGCTGTACTGCGGGGAGTTCTTGTCCCGGCCGGCGGCGCTGGACGGGGCATTTGGCCCTCCCGGAATGCGCCCGTTGTTCCGGGTGGCGTACAGCCAGCAATCCGGACCGGTCAGGTCCGAACCCCAGCCCGGATGAGCCAAATAGTCACCGTTGTCGGTCGCGTACATATGGCTCGCCAGCAGGATCTGTTTGACGTTGTTGAGATCCACCGTGTTCTGGGCGCGATCCTTGGCTCGGCTGAGCGCAGGCAACAGCATGCCGGCCAGGATGGCGATGATGGCGATGACGACGAGCAGCTCAATCAGCGTGAAAGCGCGGCGGCTGCCCTGAGATGGGGGAAGGCTTGGAGTGTTCATTGGAGCCGAAGTGGTATGGGGGATCATGAACGGACTGTGTGAGCATTGTCAAACTCACAGTTTTGGGCTGTCCAATCCGG belongs to Verrucomicrobiia bacterium and includes:
- a CDS encoding type II secretion system protein; translated protein: MNTPSLPPSQGSRRAFTLIELLVVIAIIAILAGMLLPALSRAKDRAQNTVDLNNVKQILLASHMYATDNGDYLAHPGWGSDLTGPDCWLYATRNNGRIPGGPNAPSSAAGRDKNSPQYSNQVLFFRIGQLGPFLTTPKVLECPKDVALRGSGRQRTWWMARPVKLSSYCWNGTIGGYCGPRARDLGGRTYKTSDFLPLDIQLWEQNETDGFFFNDGGNHPETGGEGVSQRHAGGANYSGTARNQDRGGGAMVGRFGGTANFIKLKLFNDFLDQRIQPRPNELLNGPGYQR